A region of the Primulina eburnea isolate SZY01 chromosome 7, ASM2296580v1, whole genome shotgun sequence genome:
GCAGATACTGTTTGTCAGTCTAGTGCGAATGATTATTCACATACTGTTGGAAGAGTATTATACTATGGAGTTATACGAGatattgttttactagattaCTATTCTTTCAAAGTTCCCTTTTTAGGTTTGATTGGGCAAATCATGAAACTGGAATCAAAATGGAAGACGGTTTTACACTGGTCAACTTACACCAAGGTCTAAGAACTTTTGAAGGCGATCCTTTCATTTTAGCATCACAAGCAAAACAAATATTCTATTCTAGAGACAATGACAAATCAAACTGGTGTGTGTTGCTGAAAGCGTCGTCTCGGGGTATGCATTACATGAATTTGCTTGAAGAGGAAGCCTATACATCATCCACACCTCTTGATGTGTCCACACTTGAGATTAAGATTACCGAGATAGAACCGTATGCGAGAAATGAGTGTGAGGGAATTGATGTGACTGATCCGTGATTGAAATTTTCTGTTGTAGATTTTATAGTTAATTTAAAAGGTTCCATTACACTTTATTTAATGTTGCAATATATTTGtctattttctttttattttcacCGAATTATCATGTTATATTACATGTTTGACTATATCTTCATATACAACATTAAAAAATGAGCAGATTGGCAAAAACGTAGCAAGGTATCTGTAGATGATGTTCAGgtgatattttgttattttgttaattttggtttattttaattttaataaagtCTTAATTTTACATGATAATATCTATTTGTACTATTTTGTAGGAAAATATAGCTAATAAGCTATCGAGAGTGGACTCCAACACTCCACCTAATTCATCAGAATATTTGCGTGATAAAGAGCTAATTGATGACGCCAAAACTAATAAGAAAAAAGGACGAGGCCCATCAAAGTTTAATTTGGTAAGTGGCCAACAACAACCCAAAGATCTGGAACATAATAATTTTGGACAGGTAATGGGAGATAATTCGGTCAAGTATGCCACTTTTCTAGGTTGCATGGTAAAAGAATTTGTGTCATACACATTAGGTCGATGGAATGACTTATACGAGGAAATGAAGAATAAGATGTGGTGTTGCCTTCAGGTAATGcttattattgtatttttattcCTATTTTATAACAAAATgtagaaatatttttattcttctTAATGTGTAGTTGAACTATAAAGTTGAGGAGTGGGAGTACATTCATctttcaaaagtttgataaattGTGGCGTGATAGAAAGTCCAAACTCCAAATACTTATATGAGAAGTTGATGATGGTCGAGTGGATTCACGAGATCTTTGTCTTTTGAAGCCCGAATTTATGGATCAAACCAATGGGACTTGTTTGTAAAGAAGATACTATCATCACCATTTCAAGTAAGTATCAAttcattgctatggatttttttgtagttatatattgatttatatgctATGATAACCTGCAACTTGGTGAGTTATAATACCTAATGGTTGGCCTACATTGTGTCCAAAACTTTAAAATGTGATTTCCTAATGGATTCCACTGGTCCATAAAAATTTACCACATTGTTGTTTTCTGAAAAGATTGAAATGATGTATTCAATGCTTCATGTTAGATCCCAAGTTATTATTTGTGTCAATAGCTTTGATTTTCACATCCAGGAAACTATATATTTTTCAGATAGTTGGGCATTCATTCCCATTTACTGGGCTGTTtgatttgtttctttttttGGTAATGCTCAGTTACAGGAAGTCGATATTGTTTATTCGTGTCATATAGGCTTATTTCcaaattgtttttattttttctattaagaatatttttttgttatttgtgACAGTTTGTATTGTTCATTAATATAACTACACACTGCTTTTGTCAGTTGTTCTTGACCTGATGTTATGAAATTCTTAGTCCaattatcattttttatttattcgGCGGATAGCTTCCCATCAAAAAAATTCACAAATCAGAAGTGGTGAAGCACAAGATAGTGAAGCACAACTGTATTTTTTAGTAATCATGTGACTAAtcaattatatatgaatatgttataagttttttcttttcaggaaaagagtgaaaaattTAAGACAGTGAAGGGAAAGCAAAGATACAACCACACAATAAGCAAGAGAGGTTATGCCCGTTTGGCTCACATTAtggtaattattattatttgaaaaacCATATGAAAAGTTCTTttcaaagttttcttatttttaattgtaattaTACATtttttgaattatgttcctaATGAATTTTTCATATATTTCTTTATGCCTCATACTCAAGGAGAAAACAAGTTCTGCTGATATACTAATTACAAGAACAAAAGTATGGGTGGAAGGCcataaaaagaaaatttgataACTTAATGGTGAAGCTGTTGGAGAAAAAATGGTAATAAAATTTTTTGTCAGAAAAAAACTGGTAAACTTAAATTCATTATTTTCTCtaaaattatttgtttgttATTTGCAGAAAGAAATAGAAGAATGTGCACCTGAATCTCAAAACACTACTAACATTGCTGAGGATGCAATAAGCCTTGTATTTGGGAAGGAGATTCGAGGTAGAGTGCGTGAAATGGGCTTTGGAGTTACAACTGCAAAAGTTGGAGCAACTTTGAAACAAAATGGAACTATTAAAACAACTTCAAATTATGATGCACAACCTTCAACAAGAAGTGCAACAAATGAGGTTAAATGTTTTCCAAAATATGAGCAACAAAATGAGCAAGAACAGGTTAGTAACTAAACGAcattagataaaataatttgtaTTGATGCTGTTGAGAATTCTTGTTTAGTGATGTGGTTGATGTGGTcataataatttatattatgtttAATTTGGTTGATGTGGTCATAATAATTTGTATATTGTCTTCCTTACTAAAtaatgaaattatattttagaaTGAAATTGATGACATGCAATGTGCTTGTTCTGCACAATATATTATCTAGTGACCTCACAGTAGAAGTAATCTAATGAAGCTTCTTACCTTGTAGATTTGTTGTTTGACATATTTTTGATTTATCTCAATATGTAGGTTGGTAGTGGTGGCAGTATTGGGATTGGGAATGATATTGGTAGCGGCTGTGATATCAATCGTCCCAAAAAAAGTGGTAATGCTGATAATGTGAACCAACATCAAGTTGTATCTCGGGTAACTCTATCTTAAAAGTTTGTGTTATCTAAACCACATTTGTTATAAAATAGATATGACATAATTAATACTTTTTATGGTTTATATGTAGTTAAATTTAAAGAATGTGAATCATGGAGATATACCTGAAAATACTAAATGTAAGTTGCTTCATTGGTGTGGTCATGGAGTTGTTGCTGAAGGTCGAATTGCACAGATCCAACGGTAAAAGTGCATCACGTTCCTCTTGGTGGATCTTGTTGGAAAATTTGTGTTGATAGAATTCTTGTGGAGCGGGTAGACTTAATTTGACCGAATTCTgaaatgatttttctagatgatGCAGTTGGAAGCACAATACCATGGTTTTCTAAATTTATCTTTTTGTGTAACTGATACAGATCCTATTGGTTCTAAGGTTACAATCACTATTGCAGCAAACCATCATATTAATGAGTATTTTGTCTACTTTatcaagtttttgtcttattggATAAAGGAGATTGACATTAATTACTTagtttttatgttattttattattttgcttTAATTCTTGTGATTGGTTGGATGTGGTGTGATAAATCTTTTgagttttaatattatttttttcaattttggttcctaataatataaataatgttAACGTGATGCACGTTTCTGATAAACAAAATCGACAACACACTTTGTACAATGTTGAACATGTCAACTACAGCTTGCATTGCACCCTGCAAATAGATCACTACTTTTAATCGCGGCATGTAGTTGCACGCTTCCAATAGCTTACCTTATCAACAGCATATTGTGCATGCCATGGATACTTTAAACTGCAGCGTGCAATGCACGCCGAAAATTATTCATCAACAACATATTGCGCATGATATGGATACTTTAAACTGCAGCGTTCAATGCACGCCGACAATTATTCATTAATAGCATATTGCGCATGCCATGGATACTTTTAACCATAGCATGTAATGCACGCTGCCAATTTGTCAACATATCAACAACACGTTTTGCACGACGTTGATACTTTTAACACTGCCGAAAGATAACTATCAATATCACACTTTGCACACCATTATTAAAGTAAACCGCAGCGTAAACCGCACGTTGCCAATAGTTTCAAACTTAATACGGCTTTTAACATTACAGCGTGTGTCGCAGCGTGCATTGTACGTGGCAGATATCTTTCTGCGGCGCACATTGTACGCTGCGGAAACCCACTTTTCTTGTAGTCAAATTTCCTTGGTTTCTtttcatgaatcttccaaattttttgacgaataatgacatagcatcattactTAGCTGATAAGCAGATTTTTTAACTGAACCAATTGGCTCCAGTTTGACAGCAGTTAAAGCAGTTGTAGCAGCTGGTGTAGAAGGTTCTCCTTTTCTGGTTTGCAACTCAAACTCGTAGGCCTTTAACTCAGCAAATAAGTCATGAAGTTCGAACTTGTTCAGTTTCTTTGActctctcattgccatggtcttaacGTCCCATttcttgggaagacctctgactaCCTTCAGTGCTACctctttgtttgaatacacctttccgagtgcattcagttcgtttaTAATGCTACTGATTCTTTCATCATACTAATGCATGGATTCACCATTTTTCATcttgatgttgtcaaacttTTGAATTGCAACAGATAGCTTATTCTCTTTGgtttgctcatttccctcaCAAAGTTGTATCAATTTCTCCCATTTTTCCTTGGCAGTCTTGCACATttttatcttgctgaaagtgactttatccagcgttttgtatAGATGTCTTTATCCACGTTGTCTAGATTGGCTTTTCTCTTATCTTCAGTTTTCATTGATCTCGGGGTTTTTCAATGCGATGTGGTGCCCATCAGTTATatcaacagctgtgtttgcctTCATtatcttcatgggtccatctgtgataacgtacca
Encoded here:
- the LOC140837477 gene encoding uncharacterized protein, with the translated sequence MKEIEECAPESQNTTNIAEDAISLVFGKEIRGRVREMGFGVTTAKVGATLKQNGTIKTTSNYDAQPSTRSATNEVKCFPKYEQQNEQEQVGSGGSIGIGNDIGSGCDINRPKKSGNADNVNQHQVVSRLNLKNVNHGDIPENTKCKLLHWCGHGVVAEGRIAQIQR